One genomic window of Luteitalea pratensis includes the following:
- a CDS encoding NAD(P)H-dependent glycerol-3-phosphate dehydrogenase has translation MITTVVGAGSWGTALAMHLARVGHDVHLCARDPALAARMCQARENADYLPELRLPDNVHPTDDIAAAVASASMIVWAVPSHGTRDMLRPSAHAVRTGTVIVSATKGLERVTWTRMSQVLGEELPAGCPIVVLSGPSFAHEVARELPTAMVAAATDAAASARVLKDLRGKRFRLYATDDVVGVEIGGAYKNVIAIAAGVVEGLGLGHNALAGLVTRGLAEMTRLAVAMGGRHETLAGLSGLGDLVLTCTGAASRNHHLGVELGQGRALAEILAGMRMVAEGVNTAEGILALGAAAGVELPIAEQMASVLTGRTHPMAATEALMLRPQKHERH, from the coding sequence GTGATCACGACGGTCGTCGGTGCGGGTTCGTGGGGCACGGCGCTGGCGATGCATCTCGCGCGCGTCGGCCATGACGTGCACCTGTGTGCGCGCGACCCGGCTCTCGCCGCACGCATGTGCCAGGCACGCGAGAACGCCGATTACCTGCCCGAACTTCGGTTGCCGGACAACGTGCATCCGACCGATGACATCGCGGCCGCCGTTGCGTCGGCGTCGATGATCGTGTGGGCGGTGCCCTCGCATGGCACGCGCGACATGTTGCGCCCGAGCGCCCATGCCGTGCGGACCGGCACCGTGATCGTGAGCGCGACCAAGGGGCTCGAGCGGGTCACGTGGACGCGCATGTCGCAGGTGCTGGGCGAAGAACTTCCGGCGGGCTGTCCGATCGTCGTTCTCTCCGGGCCGAGCTTCGCTCACGAAGTGGCGCGAGAACTGCCCACCGCGATGGTTGCGGCAGCCACCGACGCGGCGGCGAGCGCCCGCGTCCTGAAGGACTTGCGCGGCAAGCGCTTCCGGCTCTACGCGACCGACGACGTGGTCGGCGTCGAGATCGGGGGCGCGTACAAGAACGTCATCGCGATCGCCGCCGGCGTAGTCGAAGGGTTGGGCCTGGGGCACAATGCGCTGGCTGGCCTGGTCACGCGAGGGCTCGCGGAGATGACGCGCCTCGCCGTGGCGATGGGCGGCCGGCACGAGACGCTGGCCGGCCTGAGTGGCCTGGGCGACCTGGTGCTGACGTGCACGGGCGCCGCCAGCCGTAACCACCACCTCGGCGTCGAGTTGGGCCAAGGACGAGCCCTCGCGGAGATTCTCGCCGGCATGCGCATGGTGGCCGAAGGCGTCAACACCGCCGAGGGCATCCTCGCGCTTGGCGCGGCCGCGGGCGTGGAATTACCCATCGCGGAGCAGATGGCCAGCGTCCTCACGGGCCGCACTCACCCGATGGCCGCCACCGAGGCCCTCATGCTGCGCCCCCAGAAGCATGAGCGGCATTAG
- the plsY gene encoding glycerol-3-phosphate 1-O-acyltransferase PlsY: MIGGASVLVVAAGFVLGSIPFPYLLTRRSGIDLRRVGSGNVGAANVLRVSSPATAVTVLALDATKGSLAVWLAEAITRQSTVAICAGLAAIAGHAYPPWLGFRGGKGMATTAGVFALLAPAATAVSAAVFVVLIAVSRVVSVGSIGAMVALPPLTAWFAGSPAVVVGASVASAFVAFRHRTNMRRLWLGVELRLGQRL, translated from the coding sequence ATGATCGGCGGGGCGTCGGTCCTTGTCGTGGCAGCGGGGTTCGTTCTCGGATCCATCCCGTTTCCCTACCTGCTGACGCGACGTAGCGGCATCGATCTGCGCAGGGTCGGCTCCGGCAATGTCGGCGCCGCCAATGTGTTGCGCGTCTCGTCACCGGCGACGGCCGTCACCGTCCTTGCGCTCGACGCGACCAAGGGCAGCCTGGCCGTCTGGCTCGCCGAGGCGATCACCCGGCAGTCGACGGTCGCCATTTGTGCGGGACTGGCTGCCATCGCTGGCCATGCCTATCCGCCGTGGCTCGGCTTCCGCGGCGGTAAGGGCATGGCGACCACGGCTGGCGTGTTCGCGCTGCTTGCACCTGCCGCGACCGCCGTGTCTGCAGCAGTGTTCGTGGTGCTGATCGCGGTATCGCGTGTCGTCTCGGTGGGATCGATCGGGGCGATGGTGGCGTTGCCGCCGCTGACCGCCTGGTTTGCCGGCTCGCCGGCCGTTGTCGTCGGCGCCAGTGTCGCGTCGGCGTTCGTGGCGTTCCGCCACCGCACCAACATGCGGCGCCTCTGGCTCGGGGTCGAGCTGCGCCTGGGGCAACGCTTGTGA